The Arabidopsis thaliana chromosome 5, partial sequence genomic interval ATTATGTTGACATAACCGCGGTTGGACCGGAGGGACAACCGGCTCAAAATCGCAATCCGGTTAAGAAACCTGAACCAAAAGTGATTAGGGGGCGACCTTACCCTCCTCAGAAAAAAACTCCAGGCAAAAACTCGGATGAGTGTATCATCCTGTGATATTTCATATCTCATTTCTATGAtttaaaaacttgtttgttGTGTGGTGTTTATTTACCTATATCGCcattctgcttttttttttttttgtttcgtgtgtgtgtgtcaatcttgatatttttcatcctaaattatattgttttagtACACAATgataaaaaaccttaaaagatAATGAagctaaaaaaataatttcaatttttttttttgcgttaAAAGGCGATTCCGCAAGTTGGCCCATGCATACAAGATTGACAATATCGCTTATGTTAGTAGTACTCAGTTTTTGCATGGAAATTACGACGAATTTATGGACCTTTTTAGTTTGTGGTTCCTCAACCATTCCCGGCTCAACGATTATATCATTTCCTATAGCTTTCTACGAAACTGTCggcttttttcttctatactTTTCGGCTTGACAATATTTGGATATttgacaaagacaaaaaatatataaatctatTATAAAGACTCTAATAGTATTTATAAGTCTTGAATCTTGAAATAATTACATCAAACatactatattattttctaGCTTCAACGAAATTGTGAGTACTTTCTACTCTTTATTCGGGTTGCCTGAATCGTTTTTATATTCGCGAGctaaagataataaaaaatcgGATGTATATAAATACACATGACAGTATATTTGGGGCAGGCAACCATAAAACATTCACGTTCCTTTACATCATCTCTCTTCACTCTAGCTacaaactttttcattttctgaaaatgcAGCAAAACACTAACGTTGTATTCAAACTGGAAGTcgatgaaagaaagaaaaagaaagctaTGAAAATTGTATGTGGATTTTCAGGTACTAACACATCTCAATGTTATACAAAACCCAAAGAAAccaattattttggttatacctgatttaatattacatataaGTAGTTTCATTTAGGCTGAACTTTTAAAGCCATTCGTaccattttttcttgtaaGGGGTTACTTCACTAAACGTGATGGAAGAAGGGAAACTTACGGTGACTGGAGAATTTGATAACTATGAAATGACgaagaaactgaagaaaataTGTAAACATGTTGCCATAATCGCAGCTGAGCCCATTAGGGAACCAGAGCAAAACCGCAATCCGGTTACAAGGCGTGAACCCAATAGAGAACCAGAGCAAAACCGCTCTCGGGTTACAAGGCGTGAACCGAGCAGAGAACCCGAGCCAAACCGCGCTCCACTTGCAAGGCGTGAATCCAGGCCTAGAACTCACTCTCGTCCGTCCATACCTCACGCTCGTCCTTCGAGAGTTCGAGGCGAAAACTCGGATGGTTGTATCATCATGTAACTGAACATATCTTTGGTCCAAGTTGTTAAGTATCTCTTAagaacaaatattaaaaaacagTTTAAGATAGCAATCTTTTCGAGCTTCATGCATGAGCTATCATACCCTAGTGATATATTATCGCATCTTCTACTTTCcttatttgtaatatttttgtggtgtttattaaatattttcgtttccttttttaaaattcaactGGTGATTGGGTCATCCATTGTGTTTGTTCAATACggtcaaattaaaaaaagatttgcaCCCTTTCTTTTTGGGGGTAAAATGTTAAACATATCTTAAAAGGTTGAGTTTCACAAAAAGGTTATCAAGAGTTTTGAGAAGAATAAGAGACAACAGGTACATACAATAGTAGAAGATCAGTAAAACCTAGCGGTTAATTGTTGTAAAGCTAATCTAGATATGTCAACATGTAAAGCTAAGTTATACGAGGTCATGTAGTATGGTGGTTTTCTAGTTTACCAGGCTCTCAGTGGACAAAAGTATTTGTCGATTTGATACCATCTTCCTCGTTGTGCGATAGTGTAAGTACGCTCCACAAtggaaatagagaaaaagaagggTAATCAGCTAGAGTTAAATCCATCGGCAAAATCTAACACACATAGTTTTCACTCAATCACTCTAGATTGATTTAATAAGTCATTTATAAAAGTTCTTAATCCTCAAATTTCTATGgaaatttttgttcatatgatttaaaattttgtacgGAGCTCCAAAGAAATTAAGTTTACTTGGAAGCGAAACTCGACTGGATTTGTCAGACGGAAGACTCTTACATTGGATTTAAGCTAGAGAAATTTTTATTGGATCGACTAGATAAGTTGTTCTCTCAAATTGATACTCGATACTCAAACTTGTACACAAACTAAACTACAAATGCTACGTTGCATCTGGTATGAATTATGTCTCAAAAGAATCCGACCAGATCCTTTTCAAGGTTACACCCCGACAACAAAACCAGCTTGGTAATTTGCCTGGAAACGAGGGAGTTGAAAACGTAATTCTTGGTTCACAATTAATCCTACATTTGGAGACTTAGTGCGATTTAGTCGCTGCAAATTTGTTGGTTTGTCCATCTTAGTTTATTCAACTTGAATCTCGCTTTCGTGGTCCaacttttgatttgaataGCATCTCCACAAACAGAAATACACATCTTTTATTTccagttttaaaaagaataaataagcCTCAAGCAGCTATCAAAATATAATGCAATATTGTTTAAagagtttcattttattcCGTAGCCATTTGAACAGCATTCgacatataaattttaagtttagcCAACAATTACCGAttcttgccaaaaaaaaaaaaaaaaaaattaccgcTTTAATGTTTAAAGGACGAAGAAAACGTgttattttaactttaaattatttttaaaagtttaataattattgtGTATGCATGGAGAAGCAATAAGTTACACCAAGTAACACTTGAGACATatacttgatttttttccattttcaacGTTATAGGAAAATTGGTGTGAATTAGTATATCCTTGTCTTTTTCATGCCCTGCAACTTGCAGCTGCTTATATAAAGGACTAAGGAAAGGAGGGACACTTTCAAAGCTCATTAGTAATCTAAgactttttcatattttccaaacactaattgaagaaaaacatgCAGGTTcgattctttatatatattttcctaATCTATGTTTCTTAATTGGAAGCTTGTAATAATTTTTccgaatatttttttattgcttaTATATCAAATGTCATAATTCTACCCTAATTAGCTCTTTAccataattaatattttcatgaCAGGTAGTTGTACTGAAATTAGATGTTCATTGtgaaaaaaccaaacaaaaagctaTGTCAACTGTATGTTGTCTCTCAGGTATAAACAACACTCATCAATtgctaatatatattttttttactcataAGCCTCTAAATTCTCTTAATCAATTGATTAAATCATAATTAagtacattttgatttttttttgtattgaaggattattttttcttttggtattgAAGGAGTTAACTCGGTGGAGGTGAAAGATGGTAAACTAACGGTGACGGGAGAGATTGATGCCTATATGATtgtgaagaaattgaagaagatatgTCATACCGAGTTTATATCGGTTGGACCGGTTAAAGaaccagagaagaagaagcctgATGATCCGAAGAAGCCTGAAACGAAGCCACCAGATGTCATTTATCATTATGTCCCTCCATGTCCACCTTATTACCATAATTTCAACGGATGTTACAATGAAGATCCCAACGCTTGCGTCACCTcttgaaaacaatattttggtCGGATCAGTTTGGTTCACGATAGTCATCACTCATCAGCTTCGTCGtagtctttggttttgttctatTGTGATTGTTTTAACTCTTTCAGTCCAGTCCATTATACACACTCAACATGACTAGACCAAGGTTGCCACTCCCAGGcccatttcttgttttaattccttttttgttttcttgttaataACATGCATTTAAATTTAGATGACGACGCATTAATTGACCATATTTAACACAAATCACTAGGTTATATACGTCTAattcaaatgattttgtttcataaaaaataaaattagatatcTAGTGATCTTATAGTAATATATAACAGTAATCTAAGTAGACTGCTccacaattatattttactttatttaaaaagaagaaactacgTAAGAGGTAAATAAAGTAcatctttaaaaacaaaatttatgaatgAAACATTGTGACTTTAATCTCGGTTTGATTTCGATTTCagctttggttttgatatgATTCAACTTTTACCTAGAGAACTTGCTTGAGAAGTTCTTATGACCGAAGAAGTCAATAAGGTCCAACCACAAATCAACGTTGTCCGGGTCGTACACGCGGAATTCTGAAAACTACACTTCCTTTTGTGTTCGTTAGACTCAAATTAATTTTCAaccaaatcataaaaataaatataaaattggtAGAGAATGAGTCATTCTGAATGACTACTTTAACCTCTTTGTGGTCGTTATTGcaatactatttttatttaaaaaatacaaaaactttcCCTTGTGGCCTTGTGGgtcatatataataatacttGCAAATTCCTTGGCAATTTCTATTTAAACCGATTTCAGTAGACTTGCTATTGTCATCATTTCATATCTTAgatcatctctcttctctctctttctcttaaGAATATTGGAAATTTCTGAAGCTTTTCTATAGTTGATCTCGAGCCATGCCTCCAATGGTACGCCTTCTTTTTCCTATGATATctcttaaaataattatgcGTTGAATAATCgtttgtatataaatactaTTTGACTATATATAGTTATGTTAATCAGGttgaaaatatgtaattaacCATACTGATCTCTGTTTTGAAATAACAGAAAGCTGTGTTGCAATTGAGCATTCACGAGGAAAGAATCAGGAAGAAAGCGTTTGTCACCGTTTCTCGATGTCCAGGTAACTTTATTAGTTACATTTTTCGAAATTTATAACATGATATATTGTTTGGAAAATGAACttatattcatgtttttttcttttgtctaaaTAGGTGTTACTTCGATAACAATGGATGACAAAACCGGGAAAATGACAGTAGTTGGTGAAGTTGATGTACCGGTTATCGTGATGAAGCTAAGGAAGCTATGTAACACAGAGCTTGTTTCGGTTGAAGTTGTTAAACCACCTGAGAAAAAGCCTGAACCAGAGAAACCGGCTCCACCTAAACCAGCTCCAGCTCCAGCTAAACCGGCTGAAATTGTTGCCTGGCCGGTTCAGATGAACAACCCTTACCAATACAATCCTGCCTATGCAAATTCTTACTATCAACCATATGGGAACTCTAGATTTGTAACGGACGAATCAAATTGTGTGATTATGTGATAACTTATTTCAAATAATGTGTTAAGTTAGTTTTGATGGAAGAGTGTAATTTTTTAGCTACTGTAATATACATTTCTCATATGAGCTTATTCAGAAAAATTTATGTTACTGTATGATAAATTTGATCTTTATACGTTTTGTTAACTTTAACTTTTAATCATTTAGTAATAGTTGATCTTTTTCCTATACAGAATATTATTCTCTATACTTTGTCTTTTGCTTATATACTAATCAAATGGATACAAAAatatcacacacacacacacatagtTAAGTCGCTCTCAACTTATTTATGAATATCAAGTACCAAGATCGTTCACGTAATACATTCAATTgtccaaaactaaaataattttgaaacaattagAGAATGAGATATTAGTAAAGATGTGATGTAGAGAGTCAAGATCTGAAAGTCTCCTTTagcaaaacaaatactaaTCAATAAAATTCCTACTTGGAGGGATCCACATGTAAACTGAGGCTTTCGAGGACATTTCCTTTCTTGACTATGAAATAGCAGTATTATCCGAGTCTTCTTaccatttttcaaatataaatcgCACATTtacagattaaaaaaaaaaaaattggattcaTGCATTGAGTTGATTTTG includes:
- a CDS encoding Copper transport protein family (Copper transport protein family; BEST Arabidopsis thaliana protein match is: Copper transport protein family (TAIR:AT5G52720.1); Has 1807 Blast hits to 1807 proteins in 277 species: Archae - 0; Bacteria - 0; Metazoa - 736; Fungi - 347; Plants - 385; Viruses - 0; Other Eukaryotes - 339 (source: NCBI BLink).); translation: MYINTHDSIFGAGNHKTFTFLYIISLHSSYKLFHFLKMQQNTNVVFKLEVDERKKKKAMKIVCGFSGVTSLNVMEEGKLTVTGEFDNYEMTKKLKKICKHVAIIAAEPIREPEQNRNPVTRREPNREPEQNRSRVTRREPSREPEPNRAPLARRESRPRTHSRPSIPHARPSRVRGENSDGCIIM
- a CDS encoding Copper transport protein family (Copper transport protein family; FUNCTIONS IN: metal ion binding; INVOLVED IN: metal ion transport; LOCATED IN: cellular_component unknown; EXPRESSED IN: 11 plant structures; EXPRESSED DURING: 8 growth stages; CONTAINS InterPro DOMAIN/s: Heavy metal transport/detoxification protein (InterPro:IPR006121); BEST Arabidopsis thaliana protein match is: Copper transport protein family (TAIR:AT5G52760.1); Has 1807 Blast hits to 1807 proteins in 277 species: Archae - 0; Bacteria - 0; Metazoa - 736; Fungi - 347; Plants - 385; Viruses - 0; Other Eukaryotes - 339 (source: NCBI BLink).), yielding MQVVVLKLDVHCEKTKQKAMSTVCCLSGVNSVEVKDGKLTVTGEIDAYMIVKKLKKICHTEFISVGPVKEPEKKKPDDPKKPETKPPDVIYHYVPPCPPYYHNFNGCYNEDPNACVTS
- a CDS encoding Copper transport protein family, which encodes MLSLRIIFSFGIEGVNSVEVKDGKLTVTGEIDAYMIVKKLKKICHTEFISVGPVKEPEKKKPDDPKKPETKPPDVIYHYVPPCPPYYHNFNGCYNEDPNACVTS
- a CDS encoding Heavy metal transport/detoxification superfamily protein (Heavy metal transport/detoxification superfamily protein; FUNCTIONS IN: metal ion binding; INVOLVED IN: metal ion transport; LOCATED IN: cellular_component unknown; EXPRESSED IN: 20 plant structures; EXPRESSED DURING: 12 growth stages; CONTAINS InterPro DOMAIN/s: Heavy metal transport/detoxification protein (InterPro:IPR006121); BEST Arabidopsis thaliana protein match is: Copper transport protein family (TAIR:AT5G52760.1); Has 1807 Blast hits to 1807 proteins in 277 species: Archae - 0; Bacteria - 0; Metazoa - 736; Fungi - 347; Plants - 385; Viruses - 0; Other Eukaryotes - 339 (source: NCBI BLink).) → MPPMKAVLQLSIHEERIRKKAFVTVSRCPGVTSITMDDKTGKMTVVGEVDVPVIVMKLRKLCNTELVSVEVVKPPEKKPEPEKPAPPKPAPAPAKPAEIVAWPVQMNNPYQYNPAYANSYYQPYGNSRFVTDESNCVIM
- a CDS encoding Heavy metal transport/detoxification superfamily protein, whose product is MDDKTGKMTVVGEVDVPVIVMKLRKLCNTELVSVEVVKPPEKKPEPEKPAPPKPAPAPAKPAEIVAWPVQMNNPYQYNPAYANSYYQPYGNSRFVTDESNCVIM